The Neochlamydia sp. S13 genome has a segment encoding these proteins:
- a CDS encoding F-box/WD40 repeat-containing protein has translation MMPSPFSLAKILSTTNQANLHHPLMYAKGSLDSLPNELLLHIFSFLSVKDSSVAHRVNTKWYQLFSEKMHWRHLFKQNFPHLYSLSEKLEIHPKDQLAAQANIKAGRVQRILHIGGARNDLGSGYLLCSADGQLVATLNYFDSFGFKPCIWEVKAGKLLYTLENFQKKKVLMAFSPNNEWIATGSDDHTPFIWNIKTGEFLRALKGHKQDITTLVFSSNSQLIATSSADHAARIWRVETGECLHTLQGHLLSVTSLAFSPDDKLIVTASDDHTVRLWEIESGKCIWELEELQPVVRVAFSPNGRWIVTNTAPPTYLQMEADGFIKLWNARTGAYKHTFGKNLAQNANFLFSPDGKWLVVSEYDDHSICLWEVETGKCMHTWAGLIGNSHVAFSPDSNLIAIAIGVYDKSIHFWEIETGTYLYTLPIDVFYCASIKFSPNAGHFFVNNQMFDFFPQEKAILPSNRG, from the coding sequence GCTGCTACATATTTTTTCCTTTTTGTCTGTTAAGGACTCCTCTGTTGCTCACCGCGTAAATACCAAATGGTATCAGCTATTTTCAGAAAAAATGCATTGGCGACATCTTTTCAAACAAAATTTTCCTCACCTATATTCTCTATCAGAAAAATTAGAAATTCATCCCAAAGATCAACTAGCAGCTCAAGCCAATATAAAAGCTGGTCGTGTACAAAGAATCTTACATATAGGAGGGGCAAGAAATGATTTAGGGTCTGGCTACTTATTATGTTCTGCAGACGGTCAATTAGTTGCCACTTTAAATTATTTTGACAGCTTTGGATTTAAGCCTTGCATCTGGGAAGTAAAAGCTGGAAAGCTTTTATATACTTTGGAAAATTTCCAGAAAAAAAAGGTGCTTATGGCTTTTTCTCCAAATAATGAATGGATAGCCACTGGCTCTGATGACCATACACCTTTTATTTGGAATATAAAAACAGGAGAGTTCTTACGTGCTTTGAAAGGACATAAGCAAGACATAACCACACTAGTGTTTTCCTCAAATAGCCAGCTAATTGCCACAAGCTCTGCTGACCATGCTGCTCGCATATGGAGAGTTGAAACAGGCGAATGTCTTCATACCTTACAAGGACATCTCCTCTCTGTCACTAGCCTAGCTTTTTCTCCAGATGATAAGCTGATTGTCACAGCGTCTGATGATCATACTGTTCGCCTTTGGGAAATAGAGAGTGGTAAGTGCATATGGGAGTTAGAAGAGCTTCAGCCAGTTGTGAGGGTAGCTTTTTCCCCAAACGGCAGGTGGATTGTTACAAATACTGCACCGCCTACTTATTTGCAAATGGAAGCAGATGGCTTTATCAAGCTCTGGAATGCTCGCACGGGAGCATACAAGCATACCTTTGGAAAAAATTTGGCTCAAAATGCTAACTTTTTGTTTTCTCCGGATGGTAAGTGGCTTGTCGTAAGTGAATATGATGATCATAGCATTTGCCTTTGGGAAGTCGAAACTGGAAAATGTATGCATACCTGGGCAGGACTTATTGGGAATAGCCATGTAGCATTTTCTCCGGACAGCAACTTGATAGCAATAGCAATCGGCGTATATGACAAGAGTATTCACTTTTGGGAAATAGAAACAGGAACATATCTATATACCTTGCCAATCGATGTTTTCTATTGCGCATCTATAAAATTCTCCCCTAATGCAGGGCATTTTTTCGTTAATAACCAAATGTTTGATTTTTTCCCCCAGGAAAAGGCTATTTTACCTTCCAATAGAGGGTAG